The genomic stretch ACCCCATGCAATGTTATTTTAGGTCTATGGGAGTCTCTGAAGTTGGttcaaattatataaatttgACCATAAGTAaagtatttttatgtaatttgtGCATCCTGTTAAAATTGAGTTGTTTGTCTGTTATAGCGCTGATTTCACagattggctttttttttgtgttttctgatctctgctTTTAATGTAGTAATATCTTTAAAGGGagattttaagtgtgtgttgttgttttgtgctCTTCTGATTTTTATAAAAGGCATGAACTagttacagttaaaaaaaatattgtttaagaAATATGACTTAACTATAAATAGATTTTGTGGAAATAAACCAGTTTGCGATACTTTGTCCTAATTGTGCCAGTAAAGAGgcttttatcttatcttattttaggGACATGTTCTTTACAAAATTTAAATTGAACTATGTGACTATGGAAAGTTTAAACCTCTGTTTTTGTATACATTTGATATACATTTCTATAATCATACAGACTAGAACTACGATAATATATTGCTGAGACTCTTCCGCCTGCATTAGGATTGTGCACAATACAAACCCTGTCAGATCTGCTGATTATTGAACCTGTTTAGTTATAACTGAAAGTGCTAGCATTTGATCATGTTTGGATTCCCATACAGTAAAGTTACTTCGGGGGATTGGTCGACCCAGTCCTGTTTTGCAACTGAGCTGAATAATGATAACTTAGGACGAGTACACTAAATATTTCTCTGGAATATTGGGAACAGCTTAACATTAATCTTCCCCCGGTGAGGCTTTTCTAtatacttttttctctctcggaCAGTTTATCATATTGCTAATTTTACAAACTTTTGCCAGGCTTAATGGCTATTTCATCCTGCCTTCTTAATGCTTAAAGAGATTGCTAAAGGGTATGGTGTATGTCAAAATAGGAATAAAATTCCATGACATGATGGCAATGAAATATTGGAAGTGAAGTTGCAGAAGCAATATGGAAACCATTCCATTATTTACTTGGAGCATAGTGCTACGATGGCTGCCAAATTGGCCAGCAGAATGGAATAATGTTAACCCACATTTTCCAGATCTCTTTGTGTGCTCAACCTCAGTTTGCTTTTACAGTTTATATGATTACTTGAGCTGGGTTTTCTCTGTCCCATGGAAAGCATTTGTGCAATAATGAGTGATGCCAAGATAGCCTGGAggcatatatttaaaaaaaaaatttaaagaaagaaagaagagatagatttattaaaataactaTAGAAAACATATAGCataatattttaacattatatataactgTACAGCCTACTTGATGATTCTCACATAGGTAGCAATCACATAAATAGTTCTGTTCTATCAAGATAGAGTGACTACATCGTTGTAGACGCACATACGTACGGAATGAATGCTTAACCTAATTAACTTTGCAGACTTCTTAAACAGTAGAAGTAAAAGCAGTTCacataatttttaaaatgctgcaaacATCCATTTTTATGGAAGCCATAAATTACTATGCAGCTTTTAACAgaattgttatatatatattacatttaacaaTTGCGTTTAAGCCACAGAGTTCAAAACGGAATTTcagtacttactgtacataacaAAGTAATCAACAATTCACATACCCTGCTTTTGCAAGGTGGCAAACTGGACATGAAACACCTTTCAGTCCATAGTTGTTTTCATTTGAGGCACTCACaaagatttgtgtttgttagggttgttttttttttttaaggcattTTCATTGGTACCGTCCAACTGGCAAGATCTGCAGACAGATGAAGATGTTAGGGTCCTTTGCGAGGATCACCGGGTTTCCGTCCATCCTGATCTCATTAATATTGGGCCGGATGTAGTAGGTGTCATTGCGTTTGCAAAAGGTGTCGGCAGTAACGGATGAAATGTTGTTGTTCTACATGAAAGACAAAAGAATTGGCATTATATGCATAAGTAATAGTAGTAGATCTTAGTCCTAAGCAATGGGACACATTCTggtgttatttttgtattaattagAGTCGCATTTTATTGACAccattacaaaaatgtttacCTGAATATGAAACATGCGGACACTCTCTGGAATTAATGGAACTGCCTCCAACTCGTTGTGGGCGAGGTATAAATTTCTGAGATTGGTTAATTTCTGTAGAGaatatgcaacacacacaaTTGCTCagactggagaaaaaaaagttaagctTCAGAATGTCCCTGGCTCTCTTTTACCAGTCTCATTAAGAATAGTAATGTATTTATAGCAAATGAACACAGACTTGACTATTCAGCAAGTTGTTTTTAATTCAAACAGATGTCACACGTCTGCTTTAAGAGGCAGCACTGGAAGAGCGTTAGGAATTACACAACTTATGGCTCTGTACTGTACCTTGAAAGCATTGGCTTTTACTCCTTTGGTCTTGAGGCGGTTGTGATTGGCATTAAAGCTTAGGAGCTTGGGTGGTAACATTGGCAGTTTCACAAGCCGGTTCTCAGCGAGGGAGAGTTCCTCCAACAACGTCAGCTTCATGAAGGCCCCGTCCTCAATCTCCGAAATTAAGTTTCCAGTCAGATCTATTCTTTTTAATgttactgaaaaataaacaaatatgctGAACATACAACTAAGCAAGAGTTACTGCAATAAAACAGTACTaataactgtgctgtattcaattcaattcaattcaagattatttgtatagcgctttttacaatgggctttgtctcaaagcagctttacagaacataaacatagaacagaaggtaaacaaagagaaatatagagaattaatatagtgaaaattcaagatatacagtatatagttatgtatgtatgtatgtatgtatgtatgtaagtatgtgtatttatccccaatgagcaagtctgaggtgactcaggtaaggaagaaaccttgagaggaaccagactcaaaggggaacccgtcctcatatgggtgacactagagggtgtgattacaaatatacagtcaaacaaaatgTATGTTATACTGATGCTTATGATGTCTTATCATAACCAACATCTTGCTTACTATTTGAAGAAAGGAAGTAGATAAACACATGGATCACTTTCCCtaacatttttctttcaatGCTCAGCATTTTGAGCttttattacatcattaatCCCAGTGGTGTAAGACATCTGGTTtctatgatatatatatatatatatatatatatatatatatatatatatatatatatatatatatatatatatatatatattgtggtcAATTTCCTTTTTATGTCagtttcttctttattttttcctctgatTTATATCCCTATAGTCGGTTTCTGTAGATGaattattaaaggaaaaaaacacatgcatgcacaaagggggaaaaaacgcACCAATATCTCCGAAGTCTTTTGCAGTAATCTTTTTTATCTTGTTGTAACGAGCATATAGATAGGCTGTCTCTTTAGGTAGAGCTGGCACCGATGTCACATCAACTTCTTCACAGTACACAGATCCCGtcagacacacgcacagcagACATGTTGGAAGATCTGGAACATGATAAAACAAGAACTGTTTAACTATTTAAACATCCACTGTGGTACACAATCATTCTTATGGACATGATACATTTCAATAAGGGCACTTTGCTGGACTGAAGCACAATAAACATGAAGCATAATGCAGTTCATTTATACAGAAGGAGGTTAGTTATTTGACTACCAGAAGTGTCCACTTCAGGCTGGATTTTTAAAGAGTCAACTGGATCATCAGCAGCCAAGAAAGTGTCGGTATCtctctggcaaaaaaaaaaaaaaaaaaaaaaggattgtattattgtatttgaGAAAATGTAGCACATTGTTGGCCTTTTGATTGGCTTCTGTTTTAATAGCAtcgttttttctttctttcttttttttatatagaacaGCCCTTTCATAAATGGTTTTCCAGCTTACGTTGGCATTCAAACTGGATTTTATAGCCTGTCAGGACTTGGAAGGCTCAAAGAGACAGGTGTGTTACTGCTTTGAGCCCTAACCCCTGGGTTCACATGGAGCCACTAGGTGGGTGGGAGAGCTTTAGCCTGAGGAAACTTGGTGTTATAGTGCTGAGTAATCACATTTAATCCAGCTAGCATACAGCCAACTGCTGGATCCCTTAGTTGGAACTGAATTTAGATTAGCGCCTGTTCTCAATCaatagtgtttattttaaaacaatacacAGTCTGGTTTCAAAACTCTTGACTCAAGGAAGTAATTACACTGTGCAACAGAAAGTAAACAGTTTTACAGATGTGGCATGCAGGACTGTAAACtattatatttactttaaacataaacatagcaAACATTCACATATTTTGAAAGGCTGTATATTTCTGACTGAAAACATGTAgctaatgcagaaaaaaatgacattttttcaagcaatattttgtgtgtgtgtgtaaacgtgcaACAGAAATAACTGCTAACGAGGGCAAAGTAAACACATCTTCAGATACATCACTTAAAAAAGTTCACACTTAAAGGAGTACTGTCAATAATGCATGATTAgtttatatttagaaataaaatcttACGTTAGGTTTTCAGCATAAACCTTAGCGgattatatgtttattacaaaagTCACAACTATAAACATGCAAACAGCACAGTAAttagcaaaattaaaaattaccTTTTCCATCCATTTGTCTGAATCAGGCTCTTCAAACCTTATTGGAAGCTCCATTGACCCTTCTAGCTCTGTCCCTGAGATTAAGATCACCCATGATGCCAAAATAAAGGTACAAATAAATGGTCCTGGTCTGGTCCCCATCGTATGAGTGCAGGCTCCGGGATGTACTTGTTGCTCTGATACAGGCGTTACACAGCAGCACAGGCGGTGGTTGGCTATTTTCTCAGTGCCTCAGAGTAAAACGTGATCTGTCAAATCAGTATTTAAAGCTACATGTGGAGCTGCCAAGGGATTCTTAAGCAAGAGTTTATGGAGCAGACTTTAACCCTTTCCGTTCAGTCTACT from Tachysurus fulvidraco isolate hzauxx_2018 chromosome 2, HZAU_PFXX_2.0, whole genome shotgun sequence encodes the following:
- the ogna gene encoding osteoglycin, paralog a — translated: MGTRPGPFICTFILASWVILISGTELEGSMELPIRFEEPDSDKWMEKRDTDTFLAADDPVDSLKIQPEVDTSDLPTCLLCVCLTGSVYCEEVDVTSVPALPKETAYLYARYNKIKKITAKDFGDIVTLKRIDLTGNLISEIEDGAFMKLTLLEELSLAENRLVKLPMLPPKLLSFNANHNRLKTKGVKANAFKKLTNLRNLYLAHNELEAVPLIPESVRMFHIQNNNISSVTADTFCKRNDTYYIRPNINEIRMDGNPVILAKDPNIFICLQILPVGRYQ